One window of the Chryseobacterium camelliae genome contains the following:
- a CDS encoding NAD(P)H-binding protein, with translation MKIIVTGSLGNVARPLVQQLVSEGHELTVISSHADRKPEIENLGARAAIGSISDVPFLTETFRGADSAFLMTPPMLGTQNIIENTINTGKSYAEAISAAHVPRIVMLSSVGADSPVENGPIAGLHHIENTYRELNASAAFLRAGYFYINLFNDIPMIKNAGIIGGNYPADVKIPLVHPTDIAKAAAEELVRNSPDKAVRYIVSDYREAGDFATVLGSSIGTPSLPWIEFTDKEAFDGMLQAGLPEEMAKLYEEMGRGIRNGVVQKDFIQYGAPVSGGIRLEDFAREFAERFNK, from the coding sequence ATGAAAATTATTGTTACAGGTTCTTTAGGCAATGTAGCCAGGCCGTTAGTACAGCAACTGGTATCGGAAGGTCATGAACTTACCGTGATCAGCAGCCATGCAGACAGAAAACCTGAAATAGAAAACCTGGGAGCCAGGGCCGCCATAGGATCTATCTCAGATGTACCCTTTCTTACAGAAACGTTTAGAGGAGCAGACTCTGCCTTCCTGATGACCCCGCCTATGCTGGGCACGCAAAACATTATTGAAAACACCATTAACACAGGAAAAAGCTACGCGGAAGCGATTTCAGCGGCTCATGTTCCGCGTATCGTCATGCTCAGCAGTGTAGGTGCGGATTCACCGGTAGAGAATGGTCCTATTGCCGGTCTTCACCATATCGAAAATACCTACCGGGAGCTGAATGCATCGGCTGCTTTTCTACGGGCCGGTTACTTTTACATCAATTTGTTCAATGATATTCCCATGATTAAAAATGCCGGAATTATAGGCGGAAATTATCCTGCGGACGTTAAGATTCCGTTGGTACACCCCACTGATATTGCTAAAGCTGCGGCTGAAGAACTGGTGCGGAATTCACCGGATAAAGCGGTTCGGTATATAGTCAGCGATTACCGTGAAGCCGGCGATTTTGCTACGGTACTGGGATCATCAATCGGCACTCCTTCACTGCCCTGGATTGAATTTACGGACAAAGAAGCTTTTGACGGAATGCTCCAGGCAGGACTTCCGGAGGAAATGGCCAAGCTGTATGAAGAAATGGGAAGAGGGATCAGAAACGGTGTGGTACAGAAG